The Paenibacillus tianjinensis genome has a window encoding:
- a CDS encoding ferritin-like domain-containing protein, translated as MNMIYPYWFRPQFVPVWATSTQDALELMRTSVQGERNDELFYDELIRLTPNQKQAGVITSIRNDERGHNQMFRQMYRELTGHEVTGVSNEVPEHVHSYIAGLQKAFQGELSAVEKYRKIWFGLPYGVYKDTLYGIILDEQKHAAKYNNLLLQNLAGNQW; from the coding sequence ATGAATATGATTTATCCGTATTGGTTCAGACCGCAATTCGTTCCTGTTTGGGCAACCTCAACGCAAGACGCGCTTGAATTAATGAGGACATCAGTTCAAGGGGAACGAAATGATGAACTTTTTTATGACGAGCTTATTCGTCTCACACCTAACCAGAAACAAGCTGGAGTTATTACCTCTATTCGGAACGATGAACGAGGGCATAATCAAATGTTTCGGCAAATGTACAGAGAATTAACTGGACATGAAGTGACAGGAGTTAGCAACGAAGTTCCAGAACATGTTCATTCGTATATTGCAGGGTTGCAAAAAGCTTTTCAAGGTGAATTGTCTGCAGTAGAAAAGTATCGGAAGATCTGGTTCGGCCTACCTTATGGCGTTTATAAGGACACTTTGTATGGTATTATTCTCGATGAACAAAAGCATGCGGCAAAGTATAATAATCTGTTGCTACAGAACTTAGCTGGAAATCAGTGGTGA
- a CDS encoding sigma-70 family RNA polymerase sigma factor, translating to MKVPPSGRSLREAAMNESAFDEPLFASLKPGLTSFCYRMLGSMDDADDAVQETSIRVWQSWSTFRQDSSFKTWVYRIASNLCLDKLRQSKRRALPVDLFDEAVAIVEPRDTLPNSAWIWPSPDFGGNPEDQLVRRDTLKLCFIALLQTLPPRQRAVLILKDVFEWSSKQIAETLAVSPAAVNSALQRARESMDRAQLRSDELSSMDVHPEQQLLSRYVEAFEQFDIAALVALFHEEGCMSMPPFKMWIRGKEDLSAFYSLTRWHCEGSRLVPITVNGGYPALAQYMPDKEGSGLVPWGIHVIETKDNQILHVQNFIHPPLFTRFGLPERIDQ from the coding sequence ATGAAGGTACCCCCTTCGGGGAGATCGTTAAGGGAGGCCGCGATGAACGAAAGCGCATTTGACGAACCATTATTTGCAAGCTTGAAGCCGGGCTTAACCTCGTTCTGTTACCGAATGCTAGGCTCCATGGACGATGCGGACGATGCCGTCCAGGAGACTAGTATTCGGGTCTGGCAGAGCTGGAGCACGTTCAGACAGGATTCCTCGTTCAAAACTTGGGTCTATCGAATTGCTTCCAATCTATGCTTGGACAAGCTGAGACAATCCAAACGCCGCGCGCTTCCCGTTGACCTGTTCGACGAGGCCGTCGCCATCGTCGAGCCGCGCGACACGTTGCCGAACTCTGCCTGGATCTGGCCGTCTCCCGACTTTGGGGGCAATCCGGAGGATCAGCTCGTCCGCAGAGATACCCTTAAACTGTGCTTCATCGCTCTCCTGCAGACCTTGCCTCCGCGGCAACGCGCGGTACTCATCTTGAAGGATGTATTTGAATGGTCCTCCAAGCAGATCGCGGAAACATTGGCGGTATCGCCGGCAGCGGTGAACAGCGCCTTGCAAAGAGCCCGGGAGTCGATGGACCGGGCGCAGCTTCGCTCAGATGAGCTTAGCAGCATGGACGTTCACCCGGAGCAGCAACTGCTCTCCCGATATGTGGAGGCCTTCGAGCAATTCGATATTGCTGCGCTCGTCGCGTTGTTCCACGAGGAAGGCTGCATGTCCATGCCGCCCTTCAAGATGTGGATCCGCGGCAAGGAAGATTTGTCCGCCTTCTATTCGCTTACTCGCTGGCATTGCGAAGGTTCACGATTGGTGCCCATTACGGTGAACGGCGGTTATCCGGCGTTAGCCCAATATATGCCGGATAAAGAGGGCTCTGGCCTAGTACCCTGGGGCATCCATGTCATCGAAACCAAAGACAATCAAATCTTGCACGTTCAAAACTTCATTCACCCGCCATTATTTACGCGATTTGGGCTGCCTGAGCGAATAGACCAATGA
- a CDS encoding dihydrodipicolinate synthase family protein, with the protein MDIVHTNTGIIPPVPTILNEDRQLDRPGMKLLIDSLIDNGVHGLFFLGTAGEFNQFDAKEREEIAEFCINCTDGRLPVWIGTGSNTTAETIRLTRHAAQSGATGVVVINPYYCKLSEKALYAHYEAVAEASELPLMLYNFPALTGQDLSPYFVRRLASKYLHVVGIKETVDQLSHIRHMILLVKEVNPSFSVFCGFDEYLLPTLAAGGAGAIAASANFAPQLMLGLYRSYLNNDLAEVLEYHRKLVRIPPLYALDEPFIPTIKEAVRLSGIAIPTYSHSPANPWSPENEEQLKQIFTMADIPYSG; encoded by the coding sequence ATGGATATTGTTCATACAAATACGGGCATCATCCCCCCTGTCCCCACCATACTGAATGAAGACCGGCAACTGGATCGTCCCGGAATGAAGCTCTTGATCGACAGCCTGATCGACAACGGGGTTCACGGCTTGTTCTTCCTGGGAACAGCCGGGGAATTCAACCAGTTTGATGCCAAGGAGCGGGAAGAGATTGCAGAATTCTGCATAAACTGCACCGACGGCCGCCTCCCGGTCTGGATTGGAACAGGCAGCAATACTACCGCCGAAACCATTCGCCTTACCAGGCATGCCGCCCAAAGCGGAGCAACGGGTGTTGTCGTTATCAATCCTTATTACTGCAAGCTGAGCGAAAAAGCATTGTACGCACATTACGAAGCCGTCGCGGAAGCGTCGGAGCTGCCGCTGATGCTGTATAATTTCCCTGCGCTTACCGGTCAGGATTTGAGCCCGTACTTTGTCAGAAGGCTTGCTTCGAAATACCTCCATGTGGTTGGGATCAAGGAAACAGTGGATCAGCTAAGCCATATCCGTCATATGATTCTTCTGGTCAAGGAGGTAAATCCGTCATTCTCCGTCTTCTGCGGTTTCGACGAGTATTTGTTGCCCACTCTTGCGGCCGGAGGCGCCGGTGCGATTGCAGCCAGTGCCAATTTTGCCCCTCAGCTTATGCTCGGTTTGTATCGAAGCTACTTGAATAATGACCTGGCGGAAGTGCTCGAATATCACCGAAAGCTGGTTCGGATCCCTCCGCTCTATGCGCTGGATGAACCCTTTATTCCGACCATCAAGGAAGCCGTTCGATTGTCAGGGATCGCTATCCCCACCTACAGCCATTCTCCGGCCAATCCGTGGAGTCCGGAGAACGAAGAGCAGCTGAAACAAATCTTTACCATGGCAGATATCCCTTATTCAGGCTGA
- a CDS encoding IclR family transcriptional regulator: MDRKYWVPALERANLILTAISRHPGEFKMTDLCETTGINKSSMFSLLRTMETLNWVKRNEEDAYVLGAGIAYFNTAFNDFSKRNYNLVERFLQASVDSVKAVGETFQLSVLDRNEIIYLAKQEGASLVKLESSPGMRFPAHATAMGKMMLAMLPPQELEKRYPDRILPTVTSNTVTDWEDFRVMLTDIRSRGFSEDHEEIIQGICCVAAPVTNVSGDTVAAVSTSMMRHAYLEKQEEAIHEVIRLGKKLSQL; this comes from the coding sequence ATGGACCGTAAATATTGGGTTCCCGCACTGGAAAGGGCTAATCTGATACTGACTGCGATTTCCCGGCATCCCGGAGAATTCAAGATGACTGATCTGTGCGAGACCACAGGGATTAATAAAAGCTCCATGTTCTCCCTGTTGCGGACGATGGAGACGCTGAACTGGGTGAAGCGCAATGAAGAAGACGCCTATGTCCTGGGAGCGGGAATAGCATATTTCAATACGGCCTTTAATGACTTTAGTAAACGGAATTACAATCTTGTGGAGCGTTTCTTGCAGGCGTCCGTGGATAGTGTCAAGGCAGTGGGCGAAACCTTCCAGCTGTCCGTTCTGGACCGGAATGAAATTATATATCTGGCCAAGCAGGAGGGGGCATCCCTGGTGAAACTGGAATCAAGTCCGGGCATGCGCTTTCCTGCCCATGCCACAGCGATGGGGAAGATGATGTTGGCGATGCTCCCGCCGCAGGAGCTTGAGAAGAGGTATCCGGACAGGATATTGCCCACGGTAACATCCAATACGGTAACGGACTGGGAGGATTTCAGAGTAATGCTTACTGATATCCGGAGCAGGGGCTTTTCTGAAGATCATGAAGAGATTATCCAGGGCATTTGCTGTGTGGCAGCACCGGTGACAAATGTTTCCGGCGACACCGTTGCGGCAGTCAGCACCTCGATGATGCGCCATGCCTATCTGGAGAAGCAGGAAGAAGCTATTCATGAGGTTATCCGGCTGGGAAAGAAGCTGTCCCAACTGTAA
- a CDS encoding glycoside hydrolase family 43 protein encodes MNNNVIHNPILRGFHPDPSICRVGEDYYIATSTFEWFPGVRIHHSRDLVHWRLLTHALTRKSQLNMEGNLDSGGVWAPCLTYDNGVFYLIYTDVKSRQGAFKDTPNYLVTATNIEGPWSEPVYLNSSGFDPSLFHDTDGRKWLVNMLWDHRTNKNSFAGIVLQEISVDQQRLIGPVYPIYKGTELKLTEGPHLYHRDGWYYLITAEGGTQYNHAVTVARSRNIEGPYETDPRNPVLTSAGNRDWELQKAGHGCLVHTHTDEWYMVHLCGRPVKEKYCTLGRETAIQRCRFTDKGWLELADGGSLPAVAVQGPEIAAHPFPAPAERDDFDLPELDVRWSTLRVPADESWLSLKARPSYLRLHGRESMSSMHRQSLVALRQQAFDCSAETEVEFEPEHFQQMAGLIVYYDTKDYIYLAVTHDEELGKCLGIIRSVDGVYEDSLCDWIPLPSGASCRLKVVIEQENAQFYYSSADSGASWEKIGPLLDICHLSDDFPAYIRFTGTFIGMCVQDLAGTFRPADFNYFEYKEHIV; translated from the coding sequence ATGAACAATAATGTCATACACAATCCGATTCTCCGCGGCTTTCATCCGGACCCGTCTATCTGCAGGGTCGGCGAAGATTATTACATTGCCACTTCCACATTTGAATGGTTTCCCGGGGTGCGCATACATCATTCCCGTGATCTGGTCCATTGGCGTCTGCTGACCCATGCACTTACACGCAAATCGCAGTTGAATATGGAAGGCAACCTGGACTCCGGCGGGGTGTGGGCGCCATGCCTTACCTATGATAACGGCGTCTTCTATCTGATCTACACGGATGTCAAGAGCCGTCAAGGCGCGTTCAAGGACACGCCTAATTATTTGGTCACCGCTACCAATATTGAAGGTCCCTGGTCTGAGCCGGTCTATCTGAACAGCAGCGGATTTGACCCCTCTTTGTTCCATGACACCGACGGGCGCAAATGGCTCGTCAATATGCTGTGGGATCACCGTACGAATAAGAACAGCTTCGCAGGAATCGTACTTCAAGAAATTTCTGTAGACCAACAGCGTCTGATTGGACCTGTGTATCCGATTTATAAAGGGACAGAGCTGAAGCTAACAGAAGGACCGCATCTATACCATAGAGATGGCTGGTACTACCTCATTACGGCAGAAGGAGGCACCCAGTATAATCATGCAGTAACGGTTGCCCGTTCACGGAATATTGAAGGTCCCTATGAAACCGATCCCCGCAATCCGGTATTGACCTCAGCGGGCAACAGAGACTGGGAACTGCAAAAGGCTGGACATGGCTGCCTCGTCCATACCCATACGGACGAATGGTACATGGTTCATTTATGTGGCCGGCCCGTCAAGGAGAAGTATTGCACCCTGGGCCGGGAGACAGCCATCCAGCGCTGTAGGTTTACAGATAAGGGATGGCTGGAGCTGGCGGATGGAGGGTCTTTGCCCGCTGTTGCCGTTCAGGGTCCGGAAATCGCAGCCCACCCGTTTCCGGCACCTGCGGAGAGAGATGATTTTGACCTTCCCGAGCTGGATGTCCGCTGGAGTACCCTGCGTGTTCCCGCGGATGAGAGCTGGCTCTCGTTGAAGGCGCGTCCGAGTTATCTGCGCCTGCACGGGAGAGAGTCGATGAGTTCTATGCACCGGCAGAGCCTGGTTGCCCTGCGCCAGCAGGCGTTTGATTGCAGTGCTGAAACCGAAGTGGAATTTGAGCCTGAGCATTTCCAGCAGATGGCCGGACTTATTGTATATTATGATACGAAAGATTATATCTATCTTGCGGTTACCCATGATGAAGAGCTGGGGAAATGTCTGGGCATTATCCGGTCCGTAGACGGCGTGTATGAAGATTCTCTGTGTGACTGGATACCTTTGCCCTCCGGTGCAAGCTGCCGGCTGAAGGTTGTCATCGAGCAGGAGAATGCCCAGTTCTACTACAGTAGTGCAGACAGTGGTGCGAGCTGGGAGAAAATCGGTCCGCTCCTCGATATTTGCCATTTATCTGATGATTTCCCGGCATATATCAGATTTACGGGGACCTTTATCGGCATGTGTGTACAGGACTTGGCAGGGACATTCCGCCCGGCAGATTTTAATTATTTTGAGTACAAAGAGCACATAGTCTAA
- a CDS encoding VOC family protein — MALTSAFTSFNLPVKNVEQSKAFFTGLGFELNPQFPDNENSVAIVIGDNLQVMLINQAFFNTLTEKESVDTSKYAQMTIALAFESREKVDEIVNTALSLGGKLHAEPEDHEFMYHWGFVDLDGHLWAINYMNMDAAQS, encoded by the coding sequence ATGGCATTAACATCCGCATTCACGAGCTTCAACCTGCCTGTGAAAAACGTAGAACAATCGAAAGCGTTCTTTACCGGACTCGGATTCGAGCTCAACCCGCAATTCCCCGATAACGAGAATTCGGTAGCCATCGTGATCGGCGACAACCTGCAGGTCATGCTGATCAATCAAGCATTCTTTAATACGCTCACAGAGAAAGAATCTGTCGATACGAGCAAGTATGCGCAGATGACGATCGCACTTGCCTTCGAGAGCCGGGAAAAGGTCGATGAAATTGTGAATACCGCGCTTTCTTTGGGTGGGAAACTGCACGCTGAACCTGAAGATCATGAGTTCATGTATCACTGGGGCTTCGTGGACCTGGACGGCCATCTGTGGGCTATTAACTACATGAACATGGATGCGGCACAAAGTTAA
- a CDS encoding ABC transporter substrate-binding protein, protein MLKWKRSLTVLAMTALLGTMAACGGNGNGNGATNKAEPTTEPASTTAAATAAPSNEPVKLRIMWWGSQPRHEATLAALDLYTKNNPNVTFEPEYSGMDGYLDKLSTQAAAKNAPDIVQLDPGWMPDWMSRGQLADLAPEVDVSKFDAKLLSGGQLDGKQFAVPLGSVAFGMVYDKAAMDKLGIANPANGWTWDDFFALAKESKSKLPEGQYFTLDYGGNYFMYSAYQYAKGKGQVITDDGHFNVDQAAYLEWTKKFEELRKEGLVPPADVNASDKENDPQMDLLAAGKVLFRYSFSNNLGTWDSIKPGAYALVTMPRAEEAGGWLKPSMYLAVSENSKHAEEAKKFINWFVNDQEAGNILKTFRGLPANKEIATALEASMSDLDKVGLGLLRATEPDGQTWSAGAGGWTNFVDKDWVLVRDQLSFGKVTPEKAFEQLKEAAQAYEK, encoded by the coding sequence ATGTTGAAATGGAAGCGTTCTCTCACAGTGCTGGCCATGACGGCCTTGCTGGGAACGATGGCGGCCTGCGGCGGCAATGGAAACGGAAATGGGGCCACAAACAAGGCAGAGCCTACTACCGAGCCTGCCAGCACTACTGCAGCGGCGACGGCAGCACCCAGCAATGAGCCTGTTAAACTGCGTATTATGTGGTGGGGATCCCAGCCACGACACGAGGCTACCTTGGCTGCGCTGGACTTATACACAAAGAACAATCCTAATGTTACCTTCGAACCGGAATATTCAGGAATGGATGGATACCTGGATAAATTATCGACACAGGCTGCAGCGAAAAATGCACCGGATATCGTTCAGCTTGATCCGGGCTGGATGCCGGACTGGATGTCACGGGGCCAGTTAGCCGACCTCGCACCTGAAGTGGATGTCAGTAAATTCGATGCCAAGCTGCTGTCCGGCGGACAGCTTGACGGCAAGCAGTTCGCGGTTCCGCTTGGCTCGGTAGCCTTCGGAATGGTATACGACAAGGCAGCCATGGATAAGCTCGGTATTGCAAATCCGGCTAACGGCTGGACATGGGATGATTTCTTCGCGCTGGCCAAGGAGTCCAAATCCAAACTGCCTGAGGGGCAATATTTCACCCTGGACTATGGCGGCAACTACTTTATGTACTCGGCCTACCAGTACGCCAAAGGCAAGGGGCAGGTCATTACAGATGACGGCCACTTTAATGTCGATCAGGCAGCCTATCTGGAATGGACCAAGAAATTTGAAGAGCTGCGCAAGGAAGGCCTGGTTCCTCCGGCGGATGTAAATGCTTCCGATAAGGAAAATGATCCGCAAATGGACCTGCTGGCAGCAGGTAAGGTTCTGTTCCGGTACAGCTTTTCCAATAACCTTGGTACCTGGGACAGCATCAAGCCGGGTGCTTATGCCCTGGTAACGATGCCGCGTGCGGAAGAAGCGGGCGGCTGGCTGAAGCCATCCATGTACCTGGCCGTTTCCGAAAACTCCAAGCATGCTGAAGAAGCCAAGAAATTCATTAACTGGTTTGTAAATGACCAGGAAGCAGGAAATATTCTCAAGACTTTCCGCGGCCTTCCGGCCAACAAGGAAATTGCAACGGCTCTGGAAGCAAGCATGAGTGATCTGGATAAGGTTGGTTTGGGCTTGCTCCGCGCTACAGAGCCGGACGGCCAGACCTGGTCGGCTGGAGCCGGCGGCTGGACCAACTTCGTCGACAAAGACTGGGTACTGGTACGTGACCAGCTCAGCTTTGGCAAAGTGACACCGGAGAAAGCCTTTGAGCAGCTGAAGGAAGCGGCGCAGGCTTACGAAAAATAG
- a CDS encoding alpha-glucuronidase family glycosyl hydrolase has translation MEHTVHYHPGDGYLAWLQYRRPAAGGTGRYQEYNRIVAAGLDDTVLRTAADELAQGLKGITGREILVSETMAASPSIIIGTFGTGSLVDGFFSTEVSSAVKAEGYAIQTDSQTGSIVIGALTPAGVLYGVFHLLRIMGTGGSVRQLNILENPANQLRMINQWDNMDGSVERGYAGQSVFYENNRVTGNLEQIQDYARLLASTGINAITINNVNVHQTESRRLTDFLPDVTRLAAIFRSYAIKLFLSINYASTMEIGGLETADPLDPEVREWWRRAASAVYEAIPDFGGFLVKADSENRPGPFTYGRDHADGANMLAEALQPYGGIVIWRCFVYNCKQDWSDRGTDRARAAYDHFQPLDGRFMDNVILQIKNGPIDFQVREPVSPLLGAMPQTNQVIEFQIAQEYTGQQRHVCYLVPQWKEILDFDTQLQGEGTTVRRIVDGSVHGNPYSGFAAVSNIGNDSNWTGHLLAQANLYGYGRLSWNPGLSADEIAGEWITLTFGFATDQEPFQILLRTFMESWEIYESYTAPLGVGFMVNPDHHYGPNVDGYEYSMWGTYHFADCHGIGVDRTAATGTGYTAQYAQANMELYESLDSCPDDLLLFFHHVPYTHVLHSGKTVIQHIYDTHFEGAERAYGLLSDWKLMQGQVDEQAYSHVEARLREQAAHSNEWRDRINTYFFRKSGIPDQHGRTIY, from the coding sequence ATGGAACATACTGTGCATTATCATCCGGGAGACGGATATCTGGCCTGGCTGCAATACCGCCGGCCTGCGGCTGGAGGGACGGGACGTTATCAAGAATACAATCGGATCGTTGCCGCTGGCCTGGACGATACCGTGCTTCGTACGGCTGCGGACGAGCTGGCTCAAGGTCTTAAGGGAATTACAGGAAGAGAGATTTTGGTCTCGGAGACAATGGCGGCGTCCCCAAGTATCATTATTGGAACCTTCGGTACAGGCTCTTTAGTTGACGGATTCTTCAGTACGGAGGTAAGCTCTGCTGTTAAAGCGGAGGGTTACGCCATTCAAACCGACAGCCAGACCGGCAGTATTGTTATCGGGGCGCTTACCCCTGCAGGTGTATTATATGGCGTGTTCCATTTGCTGCGGATTATGGGGACAGGAGGTTCTGTCCGGCAGTTGAATATTCTGGAGAATCCGGCCAATCAGCTGCGCATGATCAACCAGTGGGATAATATGGACGGGAGTGTGGAGCGGGGGTATGCCGGGCAATCTGTCTTTTACGAGAATAACCGGGTCACAGGCAATCTTGAACAAATTCAGGATTACGCCCGCTTGCTGGCTTCCACCGGCATCAATGCGATAACGATCAATAATGTGAACGTCCACCAGACCGAAAGCCGGCGCCTCACAGACTTCCTGCCGGATGTGACGAGGTTGGCAGCCATTTTCCGCAGCTATGCCATCAAGCTGTTTCTGAGTATTAATTACGCCAGCACAATGGAGATCGGCGGTCTTGAGACGGCAGATCCCCTGGACCCTGAAGTCCGGGAGTGGTGGCGAAGAGCAGCATCTGCTGTATATGAAGCTATCCCTGATTTCGGGGGATTCCTAGTCAAAGCCGATTCGGAGAACAGGCCTGGGCCGTTCACCTACGGCAGAGATCATGCAGACGGGGCCAATATGCTGGCTGAAGCGCTGCAGCCATATGGCGGCATTGTTATCTGGCGCTGCTTCGTTTACAACTGCAAGCAGGACTGGAGTGACCGTGGCACCGACCGCGCAAGGGCAGCCTATGATCATTTTCAGCCCTTGGACGGGCGCTTTATGGATAATGTCATTCTGCAGATCAAGAATGGGCCGATTGACTTTCAGGTAAGAGAGCCGGTCTCCCCGCTGCTGGGGGCTATGCCGCAGACGAATCAGGTCATTGAATTCCAGATTGCCCAGGAGTATACCGGCCAGCAGCGCCATGTGTGCTATCTGGTGCCCCAGTGGAAGGAAATCCTGGATTTTGATACACAGCTCCAAGGGGAGGGGACGACTGTCCGGCGCATTGTGGATGGTTCCGTTCACGGCAATCCTTACAGCGGCTTTGCAGCCGTCTCAAACATAGGTAATGACAGCAACTGGACGGGCCATCTGCTTGCACAGGCTAATTTATACGGTTACGGACGCCTATCCTGGAACCCTGGGCTGTCTGCCGATGAAATTGCCGGGGAATGGATTACCCTGACTTTTGGCTTTGCTACAGACCAAGAGCCGTTTCAGATTCTGTTAAGAACCTTCATGGAATCCTGGGAGATCTATGAATCGTACACAGCCCCGCTAGGTGTCGGGTTTATGGTGAACCCTGACCATCATTACGGGCCTAATGTGGACGGATATGAGTACTCCATGTGGGGCACCTATCATTTTGCAGACTGCCACGGGATTGGTGTTGACCGCACAGCAGCTACAGGTACGGGGTATACAGCCCAATATGCGCAGGCCAATATGGAATTGTATGAATCCCTTGACAGCTGTCCGGATGACCTGCTGCTGTTCTTTCATCATGTTCCGTATACGCATGTGCTGCATTCGGGTAAGACCGTGATCCAGCATATTTATGACACGCATTTTGAAGGCGCAGAGCGGGCATACGGGCTGCTGTCTGACTGGAAGCTTATGCAGGGACAGGTGGATGAACAGGCGTACAGTCATGTAGAAGCGCGTCTTAGGGAACAGGCGGCCCACAGTAATGAGTGGCGGGATCGGATTAACACGTACTTCTTCCGGAAAAGCGGTATACCCGACCAGCACGGGAGAACAATCTATTAA
- a CDS encoding carbohydrate ABC transporter permease, whose protein sequence is MNRSTAAIANTAAKPKKSSYFKSRWNAPLAGYLFISPWLIGFLTLTAYPLFLSLYYSFTDYTLMQPMKWIGTRNYERIFTADPRFVQSAKVTFTYVLASVPLKLIAALFVAMILSKAVKGISIYRTAIYFPSLIGGSIGVSLLWRNIFGVDGVFNKLIAVFGFEGKGWITSPDTALGTLILLTVWQFGSTMVIFLAGLKQIPNDLYEASSVDGANKVTQFFRITLPMLSPILYFNLIMAVIGAFQMFTSAFVITNGGPMNSTYVYAMYLYERAFSRYELGYASALAWIMLLAIIAATLLISYTSKYWVFYETDTGGRKRK, encoded by the coding sequence ATGAACCGTTCCACAGCCGCCATAGCCAATACTGCTGCGAAGCCGAAAAAAAGCTCCTATTTCAAAAGCAGATGGAACGCTCCGTTAGCAGGCTATTTGTTTATTTCCCCCTGGCTGATCGGGTTTCTAACGCTTACGGCATACCCGTTATTTCTATCCCTGTATTATTCCTTTACCGACTACACCTTGATGCAGCCAATGAAATGGATCGGAACCCGCAACTATGAGCGGATCTTTACGGCAGACCCCAGATTCGTTCAATCTGCCAAAGTAACCTTCACTTATGTGCTCGCTTCCGTGCCGTTGAAGCTGATCGCTGCGCTTTTTGTGGCAATGATCCTGAGCAAGGCGGTTAAAGGGATCAGCATCTACCGCACAGCCATTTATTTCCCTTCACTGATCGGAGGCAGTATCGGGGTTTCGCTGCTCTGGCGCAACATCTTTGGGGTTGACGGGGTTTTCAACAAACTGATCGCAGTCTTCGGCTTTGAAGGAAAGGGCTGGATCACAAGCCCTGATACGGCGCTGGGCACGCTGATTTTGCTGACGGTCTGGCAATTCGGCTCAACGATGGTTATTTTTCTGGCAGGCCTGAAGCAAATTCCGAATGATTTGTATGAAGCCTCTTCCGTAGACGGAGCCAATAAAGTGACCCAATTCTTCAGAATTACGCTGCCGATGCTGTCACCAATCCTCTACTTCAACCTGATTATGGCTGTTATCGGTGCCTTCCAGATGTTCACCTCCGCTTTTGTTATTACGAACGGCGGCCCGATGAATTCTACGTATGTGTATGCAATGTATTTGTATGAAAGAGCGTTCAGCCGTTACGAGCTGGGGTATGCTTCGGCGCTTGCCTGGATTATGCTCTTGGCCATTATCGCCGCTACGCTGCTGATCTCTTATACCTCGAAGTATTGGGTATTCTATGAAACAGACACTGGAGGGAGAAAACGTAAATGA
- a CDS encoding carbohydrate ABC transporter permease, giving the protein MTTLKVKPALRHLFMILFSFVMVYPVLWWIGASLKHTTELNSPSIFPSVPQWSNFSDGWNSVPGHTFTDFYLNTFGLELAVIVVTLLSTTLVAFGFARLDFPLKGFWFSILMLTLMMPGQVLIIPQYALFYQLGWVNTYLPFIIPHLLAGGAGGSFFVFLLIQFIRGVPRELDESAKIDGCSWFGIFWRVVMPLAFPAIVTVTIFCFLWNWDDFLGHLLYINTVDKYTVGLALRMINDSQSAEEWGQLLAMSLVSILPATIVFMFLQKYFVEGIATTGIKG; this is encoded by the coding sequence ATGACCACATTAAAGGTAAAGCCGGCGCTTCGTCATCTGTTCATGATTCTCTTCAGCTTTGTGATGGTCTATCCGGTGCTCTGGTGGATCGGCGCATCGCTGAAGCATACTACAGAGCTAAACTCGCCGTCCATTTTTCCGTCTGTTCCGCAGTGGAGCAACTTCAGTGATGGCTGGAATTCGGTTCCCGGACATACGTTCACCGATTTCTATCTGAATACCTTCGGCCTTGAGCTGGCTGTCATTGTCGTAACACTGTTATCTACTACACTGGTTGCCTTCGGGTTTGCAAGACTGGATTTTCCGCTTAAGGGCTTCTGGTTCTCCATCCTGATGCTAACCTTGATGATGCCCGGACAGGTGCTGATCATTCCCCAGTATGCGCTCTTTTATCAGCTTGGGTGGGTCAATACGTATCTCCCGTTCATTATCCCCCATCTGCTCGCAGGCGGGGCAGGCGGCAGCTTCTTCGTCTTCCTGCTGATCCAGTTTATACGCGGTGTTCCCAGAGAGCTTGACGAATCTGCCAAAATTGACGGCTGCTCCTGGTTCGGCATCTTCTGGAGAGTGGTGATGCCACTTGCTTTTCCGGCAATTGTAACCGTGACGATCTTCTGCTTCTTGTGGAACTGGGATGACTTCCTGGGTCATCTCCTGTATATCAACACAGTAGACAAGTATACGGTCGGTCTGGCGCTCCGGATGATTAATGACTCCCAATCCGCCGAGGAATGGGGACAGCTGCTGGCCATGTCACTTGTATCAATCCTTCCGGCAACCATCGTGTTCATGTTCCTTCAGAAGTATTTCGTGGAAGGGATTGCAACTACGGGAATTAAAGGATAA